The genomic window AAACCGAATTGAAATAATTCTTCTGCAAGGATAAATTTTTCTTCGTCAGACCCTGTACTCAATATTTCTTTGTAAAGAATTAATGCTTTTTTATGTTGACCGTTTTCAATTAAAGAGATGATTTTTTCGACTTTATTCATTTAAAAATCCTTTCTAACCGGAAATAAAGTATGACGGAGTTTTAACGGTAACATCTTCACCAAACCCCGGTCGATAAAATACATTGCTGCCTGCACGAATAACATTTCCTTTGTGAACTGTTACAAGCAGTCTATCATTATGATAATGAAACAAATCCAATTCTTCAATCTTCGTGATTTTCCGGCTGTTTAAATATAAATTATAACTCACTTCCCCGCCTTGATGTAAATAGGATTTTAGTGGATAAATGCCGGTTTTTTTTAGGACAGAGAGTGAAAGAGGCTCATATTCTGTTAGTTCGTCATCGATAAAAGAAATCTTCTCCTGCTTCATCAGCTGAGACCAGATGAATTTTGCCTGTTTTCTGTCCCTGGTGTTTTCAATTTGAAAAACAGGAATAAGCGGACTGTTGTAAGGAAACATTGCTTCGCGGATCCAACCCCAAGGGATGGTAAAGAGTTCGTCGATTTTCGTTATTTCAATAAATAAAGCCGGAATCCTTTCTTTTTTGCATTGCCTGATAAATTTTACGGTCAGAAGGCTTAACGGAATTTTAACTCCCAATACGAAGTCGATTGGACTTCCTGCAAGCTTTGCCTTCATTCGTTTCACTTTATTCATAAATTCATATTCATAGGAGATGGATTCTAAAGTCAGAACAGTCGTACAGCCTTTCAGTATAAAATGGTTTATAAAATATTCCTTCATTTCCGAGAAAGGCTGTTTGACAGGAAGGTTTGGATCAAAAAAAACATAAGAGGGAGTCATTAAATATGGGCCTACATCCATTTGCATAAAGCGGAATTTGTCAAAAGTCTTTTTAACCGACACAACTTCAGATTCTTTCACAAGAAGGGAAGTTTTTTGAAGCTTTCCATTGAATAGCAGATTTGCATTCGAAATAATATATGTCATAAAACCACCTCTTTACGGTCTTATGACAAGCTATGTTTATTTTATGAAAATATGACTATTTTCGTTGCAAAATAAGAAAGGCTGACCCATAAGGTTTATCATTTTACCTTTAGAGCCAAACCTTCCTCATCCCGCATTAACGGGTAGTAAAACCCCCACTCATGGAAGTTTCACCTTATTTCATCACACTATGTAAATCTCTAAAAAATCCGGGATAGGAAACAGAAATTGCCTCGTCTCTTTCCAGAAATACTTCTTCTTTGCAAATAAGAGCAGCTACTGCAAGCATCATTCCAATCCGGTGGTCGCCATGAGAGGAAACAATGCCGCCTTTCAAGTTCGATGTTCCGTGGATGATCATGCCATCGTCTGTCGCTTCAATCGATGCACCAAGCTTGGAAAGTTCCCCTACAACTGTATCAATACGGTTTGTTTCTTTCACTTTCAATTCATGGGCGTCTTTAATAACTGTCGTTCCTTCTGCCTGAGTAGCCAATAGAGCGATAATCGGAATTTCATCAATAAGGCGGGGCAAGATATCCCCTTTTATTTCAACGCCCTTTAAGTTTGATGTTTTGATGATAATATCACCTGAAGGCTCAAAACCATCCGAATCTTTAGGCATTACGGTTATATCTGCCCCCATTTCTTTCAAAACATCAATCATGCCTGTCCGCGTCGGGTTTAACCCAACGTCCTTAAGAAACAGTTCACTGTTAGGCGTAATCGCGGCAGCTGCCAAAAAGAAAGCTGCTGATGAAATATCACCTGGCACCTCTACCTTTGACGCAGTTAAGCTCTGGCTTCCTTTTAGCCTAATCGTTAGTCCGTTTTCTTCCACTTCTCCGCCAAACCGGCGAATCATCCTTTCGGTATGGTCTCTGGATTTCGATGGTTCCACTACAGTCGTTGTACCTTCTGCTTGAAGGCCGGCAAGTAAGATCGAAGATTTCACTTGGGCGCTGGCAACAGGTAATTGATAGTCTATGCCCGTTAAGTTTCCTCCTCTAATTGAGAGTGGAGTAAACTCTCCGCTGCTGCGGCCATCAATGTCTGCTCCCATCATTGCCAATGGTCTCGTAACCCTTGTCATCGGTCTTCTTCCGATTGATTCATCTCCTATCAGTGTAGCGTGAAAAGGTCGTCCGGCTAAAATCCCGAGCAATAATCGTATAGTTGTTCCTGAATTACCTACATCAAGAACGTCAACAGGCTCCTTCAAACCATCAAATCCATTGCCAAAAATTTGCAATTGATTCCCTGTTTGTTCTATGGTAACACCGAGCTTGCGAAAACATGCAATCGTACTCAGGCAATCTTCACCTAAAAGAAAATTCGTTACGGAAGTTGTACCATTTGCAATCGCTCCAAACATAACAGACCGGTGAGATATCGATTTATCGCCCGGAACTTTTACGGTACCTTTCAAACCGCTCAAGCTTTTGTCTAAACGGCGTGCTCCCACTTCTTGACCCTCCTTTGGTAAAAAAGTTATAAACCGGTGGAAGTTTCGTAATCGGTATAATGCCTAATGCACTTTTCCGCCCTCATTCTATCTTCCTCTGTTTGAAAACTAATAACAAGGACTCCGTAAATTTCTTCTCTCGTTTCTAATATGCGGATATTTGTAATGCTAATCTCCTCTTGCGCTAAATAACCAGTGATCTCGGAAATAACGCCGGGATAGTCAGGGACATCAACAAATAAATCATAAAATGCCGGGATAGCCCCTTTCTCTTTTTTCGGCAACTCATCGCGGAATTGCTTGGCGCTGAAAAAATAATCAAATATTCTTTCATGATTGCATTCAAGGAGCATTTTTTTTACTCTCTCCATTTCTTCCTGCCACTCATCAAGCAAACTAAGAAGAATGGATCGATTATGGAGCAAAATGTCTCTCCACATAGCCGGGCTGCTGGAAGCAATCCGGGTAATATCTCGGAACCCCCCGGCTGCAAGCCGGGGAATCAACTCTTGATTCCTGCTTGACCGGTAAGCTTGATGAACAAGAGACGCAGCAATAATATGCGGAAAATGACTGACTACACCAGTTAAGTAGTCGTGCTGCGATGGCGAAAGAATAAGAAATCTTGCATTTGTTCCGCTCAGCCACTCTTTTAATTTTGATACTTCTTCCTCAGGAGTATCTTTGTCGGGCGTCAATAAATAAAAGGCATTTTCAAAAAGGATCTTTTTTGCGGCAATCACACCGCTTTTATGAGAACCTGCCATTGGATGACCGCCAATAAAGGTATAGCCCTTTTCCTTTAAACAGGAAGCTTTTTTGACAATTTCTTCTTTCGTGCTGCCAGCATCAGTAATAATGACCCCATTTTTTAAATCCATCCGGGCCAAAGCGGCGATAATCTCTTCTGCCTGAGCCACCGGTGTAGCAATCACAATCAAGTCCGCGCTCTTCGCTCCTTCTTCGATGGATTCCACAATTTCATCTACTACATCGAGCATTTTTGCCAGTTTGCTTTGTTTCTCGCTTATATCATAACCAATGACCATTGATTCCGGATGCTTATCTTTAATGCAAAGAGCGATCGAACCGCCAATTAATCCTAAGCCTATAATAAATGCGCGGCCTTCCAAGAAATCACCGCCTTTTGAATTATGATTGAGTTTTTAGTGTTAAGAACTGCTTCATGGCTTCAATAACGCCTTCGTTTTGTTCTTTCGATCCGACTGTCACTCTAACTGATGTCGGAAATCCGAGAGGTTTTCCTGATCGAACGATATACCCATTTTCCAGTAAAAATTGAAAGACTTTATTCCCGTCTGTCTTAAAGTCAATTAAGATAAAATTTGTTTGAGAAGGATAGTAATCAAGATTGCTTTCCCGGCAAAATTGATAAAACTGCTCAAGCCCTTCTCTGTTTTTTTGTTTGCAAATTTGAATAAACTCTTGATCTTCCAATGCGAGAGTTGCAGCTTTTTGGGCGAATGTATTCACATTGAACGGCTCTCTTGCCGGCTCCAATGCGCGTATAATTTCAGAAGCCGCAATTCCGTATCCAACCCGCAAACTTGCAAGGCCATATATTTTGGAAAACGTCCTTAACACAATTACATTTTCAAACTGTGAAACTAGTTCATTGACATGATAAGCTTCATCTGCAACCACATATTCAATGTAAGCTTCATCAAGAACAACCAAAACATCCCTCGGAACTTTTTCCAGAAATGCGTAAAGTGTATCTTTTGGAATATACGTTCCAGTCGGATTGTCAGGGTTACAGACCCAGACGACTCCGGTATTCGCATCGATCTTTGAGAGCATTCCTTCTAAATCATGATGTCCATTCGCTAACGGAACCTCCCTTATTTCAGCACCTTCAATTATCGCATTATGTTTGTACTGAGAGAATGTCGGCACGGCCATGACCGTATTCACGCCACTCCCTAAAATTGCTCTTGAGATGATTTGAATAAGATTATCCGAACCATTTCCTAAAATTAATTGGTCAGGCGCCACTTTATAGAATGCTGCAAGGCTTTCTCTTAAATCTGTGGCATAACCATCAGGATAGATCGCAAAAGAAACGGGAGCATTTTTAAAAGCTTCAGCCACTTTTCCTGAACATCCAAAAGGATTTTCATTTGAAGCAAGCTTAACAATTTTTTCTAGGCCGTATTGTCTTTTTACTTCATCAATCGATTTTCCCGGCTGATAGGGAGTAAGGGTTAATAATTGCTCTTTCCATTTCATCAAATCCACCTCTTCTAATCACTTTTGTGTATGATCATATTAATGTATAAAAGTACTTTTAGAAATAGCCATTTATTAATAAGCAGTATAGAGAGGAATTTTCCAAATTGTTTTTATGGAGTTTTATGTAAATAACGAAATTTCAATGAAATTCGCCATTACTTTTTTAAGTCGGGCCGCAAATTGACTGCACCCTCTAAGTAAATATGAATCATTTCATCTTGAGCCTTTTCAGTATTTACATGCATCATGACCCGAATGCAATGGGTCAAAGCTGATGGAACAGGTATTTCTCTCATGCACATGACAGGAACGTGCGTCCAGCCTTCAAAAAGGCGCAAAGCCTTTGCCGGAAACGCAGCCGAAAGTTCATCTGTAACAGAAAAAAAAACCGAAGCAACATCACTAGGCTGAATATGATTTTTTTCAATCATCTGACGCAAAAGCCTTTCTGTTGCTGATATGATCTCCTCTTCCGTGTTTTCATTGACTGTGATTGCACCTCTTAATCCTCTGATCATTTACACACCACCCCCTGCCCGAAATTGTTCAAGATGAGCCATTAATCGTTCATCTTCCAACTCTCTTAAGACCGGACGGCCAACTTGCTCCAACAGAACAAACCTGATTTTTTGTCTGACGGTTTTTTTGTCCATTTTCATCCGATTCAATAATCTTTCTGTAGACAGATGATTCGGAATGTCTGTCTTATAGCCTAAATCGCTCAACCAATGCAAAAATTCATCTTTCTTATACGAAAAACCGATCTCTCTTTCACTCAATTCAAGTGCAAAACAAATTCCGATGATAACTGCTTCACCATGTGTAATTTTTCCATAGCCCATTTCCGCTTCGATGGCATGTCCAAGGGTATGACCTAAGTTCAAAAATGCTCTTATGCCAGTTTCCTTTTCATCCTCTGAAACGATCGATTCTTTTACTTTAATCCCTCTGATGAGCATAAATTGCAAGTCATTATTCGAAACGTTTTCAAGCGAATTGATATTAGCTTGAAGCCACTCAAATAGTTCTTTATCTTTTATAAGGCCGTGTTTAATAACTTCAGCAAAGCCTGACCTTTTTTCAGCTGACGGAAGAGTTTCCAAAAATTCGATGTCATAAAAGACAGCCTCCGGCTGAAAGAAAGCTCCGATCATATTTTTGCCAAGCGGATGATTGATCGCTACCTTCCCTCCTACCGCGCTGTCATGTGCAAGGATGGTTGTCGGAACTTGAATAAAAGGAATTCCTCTCATAAACGTTGCGGCGACAAAACCTGCCAAATCACCAACGGCTCCTCCGCCAAAAGCAATGATAAGAGCCTTTCGATCAAGCTTTTTTTCGAGTGCAAAAGTTAAACAGCTATAATATACATCAAAAGTTTTTGCTTTTTCCCCGGAAGGTACGACATAAGTTTCAGGATCGAAATCTTTTAGAAGCGAAGTCAGCCGGGGAAGAAAAAGTCCTCCAACTGTTTCATCCGTAATTATTAAGAGCGAAGTTGCATCGGAAAAATGATTGCGAATAAAAGAAGGCAGTGTTTCTATTACATTCTCTCCGACAAACACCGGATACTGCCTTGATGCAGTTCGAATCCATATCGTATCCATTAAAACTCCCTCGCATATTCTCTATGGCGGTTCACTGATTCTATTAACGCTTCAATACGGTCTGCATAAAATTGATCGACAATGGCTGCCGCAAGTTCCCAGGCAACAACATTTTCTGCGACTACTGCGGCGGCAGGCACTGCACAGCTGTCAGACCTCTCGATACTTGCAGAGAACGGTTCCTTCGTTTCAATATCAACACTTTGCAGCGGTTTATATAAGGTAGGAATCGGCTTCATGACTCCCCGGACAACAATTGGCATACCGGTTGTCATACCTCCTTCAAATCCGCCCAGCCTGTTTGTCTTTCGGGTGTATCCTTGACTTTTGTTCCATTCAATCTCATCGTGAACTTCACTTCCGGGTTTCCTGGCAGCTTCGAATCCGATGCCAAACTCGACTCCTTTAAATGCATTTATGCTGACAATGGCTGCCGCAAGTTTTGCATCCAGCTTTCTGTCATAATGTACATAACTTCCGACGCCAACAGGCATCCCTTCCACAATGACTTCTACCACTCCTCCGATCGAGTCGCCATTTTGTTTTGCTTCATCAATGGCTGCCATCATTTTTTTGGCAGCTTCATCATCAAGACACCTGACAGGTGATTCTTCTGATCTCTCTTTTAATTCAGCAATAGAGCTGTATGCTAAGTTTTCAGCTTTAATTCCCCCGATTTCAATCACGTGTGAAGCAACTTCAATCCCAAGTAAGGACAATAATTTTTTTGCAACGGCTCCGGCAGCTACCCGGACGGTCGTCTCCCGCGCTGAAGATCGTTCAAGTACATTTCGCATATCCCTGTGGCCGTATTTAATACCCCCATTCAAATCAGCATGACCGGGACGGGGTCGGGAAATTTTTCGCTTAATTTCCTCTGCATGATCACCAAGAGGTTCCTGGCCCATTATCTTTGTCCAGTGCTGCCAGTCATTGTTTTTGACAACCAGCGCTACCGGTGAACCCAGCGTATAACCGTGGCGAACCCCTCCAAGTATTTCAACTGTATCCTTTTCAATTTGCATTCTGCGGCCTCTCCCATAGCCTTTCTGCCTTCGGGCGAGTTCAATATTAATATCCTCTGCAACTAAAGGCATCCCTGATGGCAATCCTTCTATAATCGTTGTAAGCTGCGGTCCATGGGATTCGCCGGCTGTTAAATATCTCATGATACTTTCCCCCTTCAACTCGTTAAAGGATTATGTACAAATATAACACATGCTTAAAAATAAAAATAGTCAATCATTCAAAATTATTAAAATAATTTTATTATCCTTTGATAATGATTAGTTCCGTCGCTGCAAAAAGTGAAAAGAAAAAGCCCTGTTTGAAATCGGGCCCTTATATTTATTCTCGTTTTCTGTAGAAGAATGTATCTTCTATTTCAAAATCATATTGTCCCGGATTGAAAATTTGTTCAGTGCTTCCAACAAAAAAGATTCCCCCGGGATTTAATGATGCACTAAATTTCTTATAAAGCTCTTTCTTCGCTTCTTCTGTGAAATAGATTAATACATTTCGGCAAACGATCAAGTCGTATGGTCCTCCGAATGGGTCTTTTAGCAGATTATGTTTCATAAATGTGACTGTTTTCTTTATTTGATCGGAAACATGGAAAAAATTTCCCTTGTTTGCGAAATACCTTTTTTTCATTTCCAGTGGAACTTCATTTAATGACCTTTCCGGATATATTCCAATTTTCGCTTTGGCAATAGCATTTTCATCAATATCTGTTGCCAAAATTTGAATTTCTGAGAGCGGCAAAAAATTCGACATAATCATTGCGATCGTATATGGCTCCTCACCTGTTGAACAAGCCGCACTCCATATTTTCAACCTTCTATTGCGATTAAGAAGCTTCGGCAATAACTGCTTTTCAAGCACTTCCCATCTCGTTCGATTTCGATAGAATTCAGAAACATTAATCGTCATTCGATCCAAAAATTCATTCAACAGCTGACGGTCTTTATCCATTGCAAGGAAAAATTCATGGAATGAGTTATATCCTTTATGCTTATAAAGGGAAGTCAGCCTTCTTTTCATTTGCGCTTCCTTATAAAGAGCTAAATCGATTCCTGTTTTCCTTTTGATGTTGCTGATAAAATCAAGGTAATCTTGAGACATTCGTATTTCTCCTCTAGCCTTTTCGAAAAGAAAATCTGTTTAACAAATTTAGTATAACGGAAAACAATGGGCAAAGAGCATTTTTTTTCACAAACTTTTTACAAATTAGATCCTGTATGGA from Bacillus methanolicus includes these protein-coding regions:
- the aroH gene encoding chorismate mutase: MIRGLRGAITVNENTEEEIISATERLLRQMIEKNHIQPSDVASVFFSVTDELSAAFPAKALRLFEGWTHVPVMCMREIPVPSALTHCIRVMMHVNTEKAQDEMIHIYLEGAVNLRPDLKK
- the aroB gene encoding 3-dehydroquinate synthase yields the protein MDTIWIRTASRQYPVFVGENVIETLPSFIRNHFSDATSLLIITDETVGGLFLPRLTSLLKDFDPETYVVPSGEKAKTFDVYYSCLTFALEKKLDRKALIIAFGGGAVGDLAGFVAATFMRGIPFIQVPTTILAHDSAVGGKVAINHPLGKNMIGAFFQPEAVFYDIEFLETLPSAEKRSGFAEVIKHGLIKDKELFEWLQANINSLENVSNNDLQFMLIRGIKVKESIVSEDEKETGIRAFLNLGHTLGHAIEAEMGYGKITHGEAVIIGICFALELSEREIGFSYKKDEFLHWLSDLGYKTDIPNHLSTERLLNRMKMDKKTVRQKIRFVLLEQVGRPVLRELEDERLMAHLEQFRAGGGV
- a CDS encoding CheR family methyltransferase; this translates as MSQDYLDFISNIKRKTGIDLALYKEAQMKRRLTSLYKHKGYNSFHEFFLAMDKDRQLLNEFLDRMTINVSEFYRNRTRWEVLEKQLLPKLLNRNRRLKIWSAACSTGEEPYTIAMIMSNFLPLSEIQILATDIDENAIAKAKIGIYPERSLNEVPLEMKKRYFANKGNFFHVSDQIKKTVTFMKHNLLKDPFGGPYDLIVCRNVLIYFTEEAKKELYKKFSASLNPGGIFFVGSTEQIFNPGQYDFEIEDTFFYRKRE
- the hisC gene encoding histidinol-phosphate transaminase translates to MKWKEQLLTLTPYQPGKSIDEVKRQYGLEKIVKLASNENPFGCSGKVAEAFKNAPVSFAIYPDGYATDLRESLAAFYKVAPDQLILGNGSDNLIQIISRAILGSGVNTVMAVPTFSQYKHNAIIEGAEIREVPLANGHHDLEGMLSKIDANTGVVWVCNPDNPTGTYIPKDTLYAFLEKVPRDVLVVLDEAYIEYVVADEAYHVNELVSQFENVIVLRTFSKIYGLASLRVGYGIAASEIIRALEPAREPFNVNTFAQKAATLALEDQEFIQICKQKNREGLEQFYQFCRESNLDYYPSQTNFILIDFKTDGNKVFQFLLENGYIVRSGKPLGFPTSVRVTVGSKEQNEGVIEAMKQFLTLKTQS
- the aroA gene encoding 3-phosphoshikimate 1-carboxyvinyltransferase, producing the protein MGARRLDKSLSGLKGTVKVPGDKSISHRSVMFGAIANGTTSVTNFLLGEDCLSTIACFRKLGVTIEQTGNQLQIFGNGFDGLKEPVDVLDVGNSGTTIRLLLGILAGRPFHATLIGDESIGRRPMTRVTRPLAMMGADIDGRSSGEFTPLSIRGGNLTGIDYQLPVASAQVKSSILLAGLQAEGTTTVVEPSKSRDHTERMIRRFGGEVEENGLTIRLKGSQSLTASKVEVPGDISSAAFFLAAAAITPNSELFLKDVGLNPTRTGMIDVLKEMGADITVMPKDSDGFEPSGDIIIKTSNLKGVEIKGDILPRLIDEIPIIALLATQAEGTTVIKDAHELKVKETNRIDTVVGELSKLGASIEATDDGMIIHGTSNLKGGIVSSHGDHRIGMMLAVAALICKEEVFLERDEAISVSYPGFFRDLHSVMK
- a CDS encoding prephenate dehydrogenase — encoded protein: MEGRAFIIGLGLIGGSIALCIKDKHPESMVIGYDISEKQSKLAKMLDVVDEIVESIEEGAKSADLIVIATPVAQAEEIIAALARMDLKNGVIITDAGSTKEEIVKKASCLKEKGYTFIGGHPMAGSHKSGVIAAKKILFENAFYLLTPDKDTPEEEVSKLKEWLSGTNARFLILSPSQHDYLTGVVSHFPHIIAASLVHQAYRSSRNQELIPRLAAGGFRDITRIASSSPAMWRDILLHNRSILLSLLDEWQEEMERVKKMLLECNHERIFDYFFSAKQFRDELPKKEKGAIPAFYDLFVDVPDYPGVISEITGYLAQEEISITNIRILETREEIYGVLVISFQTEEDRMRAEKCIRHYTDYETSTGL
- the aroC gene encoding chorismate synthase, with protein sequence MRYLTAGESHGPQLTTIIEGLPSGMPLVAEDINIELARRQKGYGRGRRMQIEKDTVEILGGVRHGYTLGSPVALVVKNNDWQHWTKIMGQEPLGDHAEEIKRKISRPRPGHADLNGGIKYGHRDMRNVLERSSARETTVRVAAGAVAKKLLSLLGIEVASHVIEIGGIKAENLAYSSIAELKERSEESPVRCLDDEAAKKMMAAIDEAKQNGDSIGGVVEVIVEGMPVGVGSYVHYDRKLDAKLAAAIVSINAFKGVEFGIGFEAARKPGSEVHDEIEWNKSQGYTRKTNRLGGFEGGMTTGMPIVVRGVMKPIPTLYKPLQSVDIETKEPFSASIERSDSCAVPAAAVVAENVVAWELAAAIVDQFYADRIEALIESVNRHREYAREF